One segment of Micromonospora parathelypteridis DNA contains the following:
- a CDS encoding DUF4192 domain-containing protein, which translates to MTSTERPQLAVRSPADLIAAVPYLLGFHPTESVVAVALLGRQIIFAARADLPDPSIDLVERARHLAAVIRRQGAEAATVVGYGPADRVTPAVDAVRAALGAAGLEVLDALRVTDGRWWSYLCTEPDCCPPEGRRYDPAANPVTASAVFAGQVALPDRAALVAQVSPVDGPAREAVRAATARARLRLTELLEQAPAEDLLGNRTMRSAGVAAVREAQRRQRRGERLDDDEVAWLSVLMTHLPIRDHAWERTDGRDRDIALWTDVLRRVEPEVAAAPGALLAFAAWRAGQGALAAVALERTLSLHPDYSLAVLLDDLLRRGVPPSELDGWPSVGMPGVVRPRKRSRRGRR; encoded by the coding sequence ATGACCTCGACCGAACGCCCCCAGCTCGCCGTCCGCTCGCCCGCCGACCTGATCGCCGCTGTGCCGTACCTGCTCGGCTTCCACCCCACCGAGAGCGTGGTCGCCGTGGCGTTGCTCGGCCGGCAGATCATCTTCGCTGCCCGCGCAGATCTGCCCGACCCGTCGATCGATCTGGTCGAGCGGGCCCGGCACCTGGCCGCCGTCATCCGCCGCCAGGGCGCGGAGGCTGCCACCGTGGTCGGTTACGGGCCGGCCGATCGCGTCACGCCGGCCGTGGACGCGGTGCGCGCCGCACTGGGCGCCGCCGGGTTGGAGGTGCTCGACGCGCTGCGAGTGACCGACGGCCGGTGGTGGTCCTATCTGTGCACCGAGCCCGACTGCTGCCCGCCCGAGGGCCGGCGCTACGACCCGGCGGCCAACCCGGTGACCGCCTCGGCGGTCTTCGCCGGCCAGGTCGCGCTACCCGACCGGGCCGCTCTCGTGGCGCAGGTGTCGCCGGTGGATGGCCCGGCCCGGGAGGCGGTGCGCGCGGCCACCGCCCGCGCTCGGCTGCGACTGACCGAGTTGCTGGAGCAGGCGCCCGCCGAGGACCTGCTCGGCAACCGGACGATGCGTTCCGCCGGGGTGGCGGCGGTCCGCGAGGCCCAGCGCCGGCAGCGCCGCGGTGAGCGGCTGGACGACGACGAGGTTGCCTGGTTGAGCGTGCTGATGACCCACCTGCCGATCCGCGATCACGCCTGGGAACGCACCGACGGTCGGGACCGGGACATCGCCCTCTGGACCGACGTGCTGCGCCGGGTCGAGCCGGAGGTGGCCGCCGCTCCCGGTGCGCTGCTCGCCTTCGCGGCCTGGCGCGCGGGGCAGGGCGCGTTGGCGGCGGTGGCGCTCGAACGCACGCTGAGCCTGCACCCCGACTACTCCCTGGCCGTGCTGCTGGACGATCTGCTCCGGCGCGGCGTGCCCCCGTCGGAGCTGGACGGGTGGCCGTCGGTGGGGATGCCCGGAGTGGTCCGGCCACGCAAGCGGAGTCGACGTGGCCGCCGCTGA